The Oreochromis aureus strain Israel breed Guangdong linkage group 7, ZZ_aureus, whole genome shotgun sequence region GAAACAATTTGGCGCGCTTTAAAGCCATGACAACCAAGTTCGTCAGGGCGAGACAGTGGTTTAACTCTGAAAGTGAAAAAGGGAAGTGCAGCGTGTGAAGGAAGAACAAACTGCCACCAGCTAACTACCTCTTTGAAATAACCACCAGCAGAAAAATTACGACCACAATTCTCTATATTGCATGGAAGCAAAATCTGGTAAAGCTGTAGCGCTTtaaaattaattcaattcatatagtgccaaatcacaacagcagtcacctcaaggtgctttgcattgtaaattaaagaaagacagtgagaaggaaaaactcccttttgacaggaagaaacctctgactGTGGGAAATCCCTTTAAGCAGTCTTTATCCTTTGATTTTATGAAAACGATAGCTGACGTGTTCAGCCTGAGCAGCACTGTGTAGTTTAAGGGAAGAAGGAGGTTTTCAATGACAGCATGCATCTAGAAGGAATACTAACTGGGATATGAGACAACGGTTAAATCATCTTAACTAATGCATAGAGGAGGTGGGAGACAGCAGCGGAGAATATAAGAACGTGACCAGTTGAAAGAGGAAATGGTGATACAGTATATGGAAACTATGTGCAATTACAAGGTGCTACACAGAATCCAGGTCTACATATGCTGCAATCTTGTGTGCATCAGAGGCAATCACCTGTTTAACATCAGATAAGCCAGCCGGTAGAACCCTGCAACGTTTGCAAATCATCCCGTGACCTCAGGTACATCACTGAAAAAAACTATTCAAGTGTATCACAAAATGTTTAAGCATGGCAGCTACAATTTCAGCTAAGTAAATGACAATACTGAAAATATATTTAAGTGTATACAAGATGTATAACTTAACCGAACGCATTAGTGAAGAATTTGGTTGCTGTATCCCTGAAAAAATAGCAAATTTTAAGGCAAAATAAACAACATCCTGAAGCAGTTTCAACAAGGGTACATTCACTAAGTGACCAAAAACACTGGCAATAATTGCATCTCCCGAATACAGAGAGGAGCAAGTGATGAGAAGTTGTTTTACAACTACCTTTGAATAACGAGCAGCTTTAATGATCGGTTATCTTGTCGGTGCTTTTCATTTACATCATTTCCTTTTCTGTGGAATATACGACAATTACATGGTTCTGTTGTTATCTCTGAGACAAGTTAGCATAAAAGGATCGTGGGTGTTAACCAGCAGCATCCTGCATCACTTGTTTTCTATGAGCGTCTGCACCTTGTGGACCAAGTCTCGGGCCATCATCAAGACCTGGGGGACGTTGTGTCTCTCGGCCATTTCtgagaagaaaaaatatataaaaaaaaaaaattacagataCAATTAGGAACACTGTCaatatttaaagatttttaatatttaagatctttaatattcagtaaatactgatatttcacaataaaagtcacaataaaaacatatttttatagAAATCTCTGTACCTCGCTGTAACCAGCTTCTTAGTTATTTTAATGTAAACTTGATTGTTTTCCTTTAGCATTGCTTCACTCACTTTTCAAATGATTTCTTACCATTAAAGAACTTGATGATGTCTGTAAAGTCCATGTTATTTTCCAGGATGATGTCTCGATACATCTCCACAAGTGCCAGGGCAATGAAGAGCACAAAGTGCTCAGAGGAGGTGTGCTTGGCTGCCCAGATGGTTTCCCACACAGAGAACACATCATCGTAGACCATTTCTGTTCGGAAAAGACCCACAAATCAGATTATATTCGCTGTCACGAGAAAGTCACGGTCGATTCAAGCAAACAATATGAGGCCTGCGTTTCGCATCACCTCTCTTGAAGTCAAGAAGAAACCAGCGATAACAGAAGTAGAAGTGGGTGTAGTCTCCATTCTGCTGCATCAGTTCAAACAGCTCAGAGTCCAGGATCTGTGATAAGTAAGAACAATATAATGTTATCATTATCCTACACCTGTATGcatgcatttgtttttataattCAGCCCATACTACACTACTGGATTCCTGCTGCTAGAAGAAAATATGGCAATAAGGAACAAAGAAATAACTAGGTAATATAGAGGAACAGAGAAATCACTTATATTGTGGGTAGTCTAACTAAGTGGTGCAGTGCTGGGAAACAAtactgaaatatataaaaatagctATAATTATCGTCCTGTTTTTATCCAGGTAAAAGTCTCATTTAgatcaaaatgtgtttttcaagaGAGACCTATCCAAGGGGCAGCAGAAGTTACATTAAATACAGTGCACAACAATATAACaagtaaagaaataaatacaacTTATATTCACTACAGACAAGggaacacaaacatttttaatgcataATAAGACAGTATTACAGCCCACATATCATGtggattaatttttattttactatacTGTATGAAATAAACATATTTGGTAAATTAATTAATatggaaaatgtgttttaaacatATTGGTATTTTCACCATAGCTCATAACAGATACAATAGGTTAGAAATCAAACAAGCCTTTTTCATATCTGCATGTGCTGTGATCCAAGGTTCCAAAACTATaacataattaaattaaaacacacagTGTCAACGAGTATATGGACAATGACACAACTTATAATTTAACCGATTTATCTCACAACAATGGATTTGaagttaaacaaaaacatgtgactGAAAGCATGAGACAAAAACACTTTGCGATCAAAAGACACTGAATGTAAATACAGAAGCTTTACATCAAGGTGCAAACCGCTGATTACActtatgcaaaaaaaaccaataaaacatcTGGAAGAGTTCAGATCACTAGTGTTtactgatgatgtgactgctgatagaagtagcagTACACGGCCACAGATTTAGCCAATTGATTTGAAAAATCAACAGCGGTTGTGTACTGTATAAAATCTATTGGCCTGCTTGTAGACGTAGGTGGATCGATGTAGACGTTATAACCTTAAAGTATGTCTGTAGGATGTAATACAGAATCATTCTACTCTCTGACAGTGAGGAAAACCTCTTCTTGTCTGCCTACATTTAAGTATCAGCAGCAAGCTGTAACTCTTCTTAGTAGGCTACCTTTACCATTCAGCAAAATTACACTGTTTATAAAATGTTTATATGATTGTATATATGGAAAAATATGCACTTACCTGGATAAGTGAGCGCATATTGGCAAAGTGAGAGTCCATGGCACCCCCGTGAGGGAAATTCTGGTTCATCCTCTTCATCAGTTCAGTGAAGCAGCTGAACGCCATGATCTCTGGAAAGCCCCAAACACATTTAACGAGTTGTTCATCTAGTAAATTATGTGAAGCTCTGCAAAACCCatattggtaaaaaaaaaaattgcacttaAAAGGTTTTACCGACCATCATCCAGGATAACTAACAGAGGAGCGAGCAGATCGCACATGCCCTGCACATAACCGATATCCAGATGCTGCCAGACGTAACTGCaaagaaaaatagatttttatttttgcgTTTCAACCTTGTGCATTAAAATAAACCTCATATATAGATTATTGGATATAGATTATCCATTTACCTGCACATTATGTTACGCAGCTTCTCCAGATTCTCAGTGGTGAAGTACCAATACGTTCTATCACAACGTCTGACATCTTTGTCAATACGATGCAAATTGATCAAGTACATATCCATTGTTTCTTGCTGCAGGAATAAAAGTAAAGTCAGTTACTGTATGATAATGATTAAAAGACTTCCTTTGACGTTCTGTTTGCTGTGCATAACACTTACAGAATAGGTTTGCTCCTCTGAGGACTCATCATATTTGGTGACTCCTCCCACCTCTGCAGACTCTGGTTCAGTGAGCACATTTTCTATCTCGGGCTCCTCTTCTGAAAGGCCCAGATCTGTGCCCTCAGGACTGGTATTACAAGCTGTGTCCAGATGGTGATCTAGGGCAAGATCCTCAGATgccattttctctctttgtgcCAGGGAGACAGGGGGCGCAGCAAGCCCTGCCAAAGGCCTGGTTTTGATGTCCTCGGAGGTCACGCATGTTATCCCTGCAGGAATGTCCTCCATTTCCAGCGCAGAAGGAGAGTCATCCGAATCGGCTGTGTCTGGAGACTGCCGGGACTGAGACGACAGCGAAAGCGATGCTGATTGAAGAGCATTCAGCACTTGTCTGACTGGAGAATTTGAACCAGGTTTCTCGAATGAAATCTCTGTAGCCTTTTTGGTTTCAACAAAGTCGCAGACGGCTGCTTCAACATCCATTGTTTCTGCGTCTGTGTTTGAGGCCTTGATCACTTTTAATGGGATTTCTTGTTTCTTAGAAATTTCtggctttttttcatttagcgGATTTGCATCTTTTTCTGCTGTAGGCGGACAAGATGACTCCACTTCCAGACTTTTGCTCTTGTGTGGCTGAAGACTTAAAGTCTGCCCAAGCGGAGGTGCTTGGAAATATTCATTATGTATCTCTGTTTCCAGCTTTAGAACATTAGTATTCTCTTTCAAATTAATATCTGTGTCTGTGGCTTTTGAAGCCCCTGACAGCCCATGCTTCGTTTGATCTTTTTCCTCTACTTCAGCTTTTTGCTCAGCTTCAGATTTCTCCTTTGTCTCCTGAACCACTATGCTTTCTGAAACCGTCTCCCTCTTTTGTGCATCAGCCTCACTCTCGGCTGCAGGGTCCTTTACATCCTCCTCTCCTGATTCACATGTTGTGAGCTGAATCTTTACAGGCTGTGATCCAGCTGTAGGTTCCTCACTGCAGGCTTCTGAGTTTTCTGCTGTTTGCTGGGAAACAGACTCAGTTACAGGATGACGGTTGTCTGAATCTGGACGTTGGTTTGACAGATCGTTGGAGGACGGGTCGGAGGAGGGAAGTTGTGGCTTGTCTGTGGTTGCATTTCCGATGGCCTTGCCTGCACCTCTGTGCTGTGCTTCTTCAGCTCTGGACTCACTCTCAGCCTGATCCGCTGTGTCGACCGATTCAAATACCTGGAAGCCAacggaaaatagtgaacatgtTTGAGTGTTTTTAAGAGCACAACAGTGGTTTCTCATGTGTTAGTttataaactgtaaataaaagtcCCACTCTATGATGAGGCACACGTTAAAAAGCATGAACTGAAAGCTTCATTAATGGTCAATAAATCTCTAATGCATTATAGATCCATTATAAACCACTAATGGTAACACATTTTGGGCTCTCAGGCTGTAGGAAATCCCTTTGACTAGTCTTTATCCTTTAAAAGAGTGGTAAGTGATTTATAAATGAtcaataaaggctttttataAAGTAGTATGCAAATTACAAACACTTGACATTATTGCTAACAATGTTTTATTACACCACAACGACATGTAGTGATTTCTAATCCTTTGAGCATCCTTACATATGTACAGCAATCACAATaatctttttttatgttgcatTATAAACTTGAATTCCtgcctcctttaaatgaaatgaaggaCACTCTGTTGATAAAAGAGCAAGCTTTTTCTCTACATAGCACAGTGCCACTAAGTCAGTCTGCCAGATGGTTAACTATTTTAATCCCTGACTGAAATATCTTACTAACACTATCGCCTACATGATGAAACCTAATGACTTATCCCCCCAGTTTTTTCTTGTTACTGTGACATTGTTTTAGCACCAGTCTGATGGACTGCCATGAAACTTGATACAGACATCCTTGCCTTTAATGTAGAGCCATTAGCTTATTATCTTTTGAAAAACTTGATTCCTTTACTGCAATTTATCCTCAAATACCTTAAACCAAATGGCAATGCtgctcaaaaacagtttcactGGCGTTACATTCAGCGATTCACAAGGTGTGCTTTGGAAAGCAAGAATACAACAGCAAACCATATATATGCTGTAGTAATTGGGCTAATGCTTGGGAAAAAATGAAGCCTGGTATGGTGTCGTATCAAAAATCATTGCTATGGAGATGTTGATGAGAGAGGGACTACCTGTGCGCTGCTGCTGGAGTCGCTCTGTGAGTGAGTATTTTGTTGATCTGAGTTGCTACTTAGAGATGACTGGAGTGAGACAGAGTATCACAtgagacaaaaacagcagaacTGTTAGCCAAGTTATTCTCTCACAACTCTTGAAATAGTTCCCACGTGGTAGGTGTTACATAatgtggatttttttgtttgttcaaacTTGCATCTGTACTGATGGTGGAGTCCCGCTGCACGGGTCCCCTTTCCACGCTGGCTCCGGATGAGCATCGGGCGAGTGCCTCGGcgtgtttctctctctccctctgacgGACAATGGCCTCGCAACCCTGCCACTCCTTCATAGTCTGCTCGTACATGCACCGCATTTGCTCATCAATCTGAAGCAATAAGCATGTGTAAATAACTGGCAAAGAATAGATCAGGGCATGAGTATATATCTTTATACTTTGAAAGCACATAAGTAATACCTCCCGCCGGCATTTTTCACTCATGCTGAACTTATAATGTCCTAACAGGAAGGGCCAGACTTCTTTACGGAGTGAAGGGGCCACCCCACCAAAATACACCAGTCTGTGTATCTCCTTTTCCTCATAGGCCTGAAAGGGGAAGTATTTTTACTGTTGTGTCAGACTGAAATCGCTCACTAAATGAAAGGAGGCATTTCACACAGGAATGAATGACATCTAGGCGTTGTGTGATGGCTTGGTGTTTAT contains the following coding sequences:
- the sgsm1b gene encoding small G protein signaling modulator 1 isoform X1, whose amino-acid sequence is MFSPVAEAETRQKLLRNVKKEVKQIMEEAVTRKFVHADSSHIISFCAVVEACVLHGLKRRIAGLLCSNKVAALFMKVAKSFSPAAELCHKVQELEQLIENSKQNNSSLSTDRSRQSKLANLPPQALKHLWIRTALMEKLLDKIVLYLVENSSSFYDKEAMLMDPVDGPILASLLVGPCALEYTKVKTADHFWTDPSADELVQRHRIHSGHCRQDSPSRRPALIQKRQSSGSMDDRPLMWVREYVESLHQNSRATLLFGKNNVLVQPRDDMEAIPGYLSLHQTADLMTLKWTPNQLMNGNVGELDSEKSVYWDYAMTIRLEEIVYLHCHQQVNSGGTVVLVSQDGIQRPPLHFPKGGHLLQFLTCLETGLLPHGQLDPPLWNQRGKGKVFPKLRKRSPHGSCDSVSDKEDDEATDYVFRILFPGNQMEFMAPELMDQGVNMWQPAPRKSSCSSCSQNGSSDGSLPNGCNQERAPLKLLCDTMKYQIISRAFYGWLAYCRHLSTVRTHLSALVNTTIVDPGVPCDARGGLSVEVWSNFLKDSSAYEEKEIHRLVYFGGVAPSLRKEVWPFLLGHYKFSMSEKCRREIDEQMRCMYEQTMKEWQGCEAIVRQREREKHAEALARCSSGASVERGPVQRDSTISTDSSLSSNSDQQNTHSQSDSSSSAQVFESVDTADQAESESRAEEAQHRGAGKAIGNATTDKPQLPSSDPSSNDLSNQRPDSDNRHPVTESVSQQTAENSEACSEEPTAGSQPVKIQLTTCESGEEDVKDPAAESEADAQKRETVSESIVVQETKEKSEAEQKAEVEEKDQTKHGLSGASKATDTDINLKENTNVLKLETEIHNEYFQAPPLGQTLSLQPHKSKSLEVESSCPPTAEKDANPLNEKKPEISKKQEIPLKVIKASNTDAETMDVEAAVCDFVETKKATEISFEKPGSNSPVRQVLNALQSASLSLSSQSRQSPDTADSDDSPSALEMEDIPAGITCVTSEDIKTRPLAGLAAPPVSLAQREKMASEDLALDHHLDTACNTSPEGTDLGLSEEEPEIENVLTEPESAEVGGVTKYDESSEEQTYSQETMDMYLINLHRIDKDVRRCDRTYWYFTTENLEKLRNIMCSYVWQHLDIGYVQGMCDLLAPLLVILDDEIMAFSCFTELMKRMNQNFPHGGAMDSHFANMRSLIQILDSELFELMQQNGDYTHFYFCYRWFLLDFKREMVYDDVFSVWETIWAAKHTSSEHFVLFIALALVEMYRDIILENNMDFTDIIKFFNEMAERHNVPQVLMMARDLVHKVQTLIENK
- the sgsm1b gene encoding small G protein signaling modulator 1 isoform X2, with amino-acid sequence MGEAETRQKLLRNVKKEVKQIMEEAVTRKFVHADSSHIISFCAVVEACVLHGLKRRIAGLLCSNKVAALFMKVAKSFSPAAELCHKVQELEQLIENSKQNNSSLSTDRSRQSKLANLPPQALKHLWIRTALMEKLLDKIVLYLVENSSSFYDKEAMLMDPVDGPILASLLVGPCALEYTKVKTADHFWTDPSADELVQRHRIHSGHCRQDSPSRRPALIQKRQSSGSMDDRPLMWVREYVESLHQNSRATLLFGKNNVLVQPRDDMEAIPGYLSLHQTADLMTLKWTPNQLMNGNVGELDSEKSVYWDYAMTIRLEEIVYLHCHQQVNSGGTVVLVSQDGIQRPPLHFPKGGHLLQFLTCLETGLLPHGQLDPPLWNQRGKGKVFPKLRKRSPHGSCDSVSDKEDDEATDYVFRILFPGNQMEFMAPELMDQGVNMWQPAPRKSSCSSCSQNGSSDGSLPNGCNQERAPLKLLCDTMKYQIISRAFYGWLAYCRHLSTVRTHLSALVNTTIVDPGVPCDARGGLSVEVWSNFLKDSSAYEEKEIHRLVYFGGVAPSLRKEVWPFLLGHYKFSMSEKCRREIDEQMRCMYEQTMKEWQGCEAIVRQREREKHAEALARCSSGASVERGPVQRDSTISTDSSLSSNSDQQNTHSQSDSSSSAQVFESVDTADQAESESRAEEAQHRGAGKAIGNATTDKPQLPSSDPSSNDLSNQRPDSDNRHPVTESVSQQTAENSEACSEEPTAGSQPVKIQLTTCESGEEDVKDPAAESEADAQKRETVSESIVVQETKEKSEAEQKAEVEEKDQTKHGLSGASKATDTDINLKENTNVLKLETEIHNEYFQAPPLGQTLSLQPHKSKSLEVESSCPPTAEKDANPLNEKKPEISKKQEIPLKVIKASNTDAETMDVEAAVCDFVETKKATEISFEKPGSNSPVRQVLNALQSASLSLSSQSRQSPDTADSDDSPSALEMEDIPAGITCVTSEDIKTRPLAGLAAPPVSLAQREKMASEDLALDHHLDTACNTSPEGTDLGLSEEEPEIENVLTEPESAEVGGVTKYDESSEEQTYSQETMDMYLINLHRIDKDVRRCDRTYWYFTTENLEKLRNIMCSYVWQHLDIGYVQGMCDLLAPLLVILDDEIMAFSCFTELMKRMNQNFPHGGAMDSHFANMRSLIQILDSELFELMQQNGDYTHFYFCYRWFLLDFKREMVYDDVFSVWETIWAAKHTSSEHFVLFIALALVEMYRDIILENNMDFTDIIKFFNEMAERHNVPQVLMMARDLVHKVQTLIENK